The DNA sequence TAAAGCCCCAAAAGCCCCACACAGTGCGCACGACCAGTGCCGTACAGTCATCCACACAGTACAACAATCCAATGCAACCAATCAgagccaaccaaccaaccaatcTACCCAGCCAGTCCATCAGCCCGTCACAGGAGGACAGGGCCTGTATTTCAGTTTATATTAGGTACCTATCTTACGTAGCTCAGGATGGAAGGAACGACGGTGGTGAATGAGCGGCTCAAAGCAAATAAGCTGAGCTAAACGAACAATATCATTGCAAACTCAAAGAAAACTTGAAGTGTAGACTGGGAGTTTGACAAAGGCCCCTTGCTTGTGTGATAGTTCTGGAGTTGGGGAGCAGTGGACCACTTTCAACGCTGGAGTTTGATCTATGGGTTGGAGCAAAGGCGCGATATCCTGATTTCCATCATTGTCCACCGTGTCAGATGATGTGGACACTCCATCTTTCGAAGGGCCTAGTGATTAAGCTGCCAGTGTGAAAGCCCCAAGGCACTTTCCTATATATTCCAccgccctcttcttcagATGTTGACATGTGTTGCACGTCCACCGCGGCTTTTTCTGTCAATGAACCTACGCAACTCACCAAAAACTCGTCAACTGCTACAATCCCCTTCAGGAGCGTCCTTTTGCTAATCCTGGCCCATGGGTCAACAATCGCCGCAGCCATTGCTGTTTCCTCGCCCGAGAACTCGGCATCGGCCTTGTCCGTCCTTCCGTCAACCGCCACTCGCACTCCCAGCATGGAGACGCAGCCTTGTATTACGTTGATTCAAGCCACCAATCAAGACGTGGTATTTCTGGGACTGTGAGAATTGCATCGAACACTTTTGGCAAAGGCGAGACAGGGTACCAAGAGGTGGTCAATCAGATTGGTGCAAAGGGGGGGACGTTGTCAATTCCGGTCACTGCTAAGAGAACAATAATACGAGTATGTGAGATGAGTATCTTAGGTAGGTGAATGACTGTCACATACTAGGACTACTGCTAACCTGTATCGAGCAGATTATCAGTGTGCACCTATGCAGGCCCATCCCACGGCCTGACGACGACTCCCCAAGcatgaccaccatccccacgACAGGCGCTATCTCGGGCCAGCCCACGTACATGACACTCGCTTATGCCCTCGAAGCCATTGCAGATTACACTTTTCTGCGAAAACAGAAAATAACAAGGCTCTACATCCCTTTGCGGTCacgacaacaaccgccaCAACCGGCATGGCGACAATGACTGACAACTACACGGACAGACAACttcgaagaagctgaacGCCTGAGCAAGTTTGTGGGAACTTTTACGATGTCAACTACTAAGTAACCTTGTGTTGAGTGGCCAAGCAAGGAATATCTGTTCTATAATGTGGAGGAGTGCCCTGGTCCAACGGGCAGGGTGCGGCGAGTTCAACTATGCGACTGAACCCCCTACATCCTTGATGTTTCTTGTACCCTCAACGAAACCGACTATCTAAACATGCCGGAATACCTCTAGCCGTCCGAGTCCACAATGACAGAGGTGACACAACTCATTCGAGATTTTTGCTCCTCTAAAAACCGATGATCCCACCTGTCTTCAGATGACCAAACGAGTGGGCGGCGAGAAGCGCCCCTAGGTATGTTCGTCTGGAGCAGATAAATCGGCAGTCGCCATCACAACCAATCTGGGAGGCCTTTTCCGGGTGTAATAATCATTCATTCACCTTCTACATGACAATGATGGTGACGCTAAGGAGTCGGGGCATGGGGGGGAACTAGATACATTCTTGGGCTATGTCGGTGGTGAAAAAAAGTAACTATGTGCGTTGAAAGTGAAAGGAATTCCGGCATATCCAGCAGAAGCACCAGCCAAACAAAAAGAGTATTTTTGACAACTGCCTTgaccaccactgccgccgccatccttTCATTGGGGGCTTTATTTTCCTGGCGACAAAAGTCTGTTTTCTTACACATTGACGGTGGAGCCGATGGGGCCGAAGCGGATGTTGGACCAGACAACCTTGCTGTAGTGTTTGTTAGCATCTGAACTGCACAGAGAAGCACAAGAGGCAGGCGAGGGACGTACGCGTTGGGGTAGTTGGCCTTGACCTCGGAGGGAACACCGGAGTCTTGGGCGCAAGGGCCACGGGCAGCACCGGGctcgccctccttctcagGGGGGTAGACGGAGTCGAGCCAGAGCATGTTGGCGTAGTGATCGGCCCAGATGGACATGACGAGGACCATGGGGATGCGGAGGGCAGCGTTGAGCTGGGGGAAGTCACCGACCTCACGGAAGCGGTTGCGGTCCGTGAAGACATCAAACTGAGTCGAGCAGAACTcaggggtgaggttggggctggctgggatgCCGTCAAAggtgggagcgggagcgaGGATCTTTTGGCCGTTCTGGACGAAGAATTGCTCAAGGTTGTCATCCTGGAAGCGGGTGACGACGGTGAACTTCTTGGTAGTGTCGAcggtcttgcccttgccgtaGAAGTCGGGGTTGCCCATGCGGTAGGGGTTGTAGTCGCAGCCGTTGGCGTCGCAGCCACCAGCGAACCGGTCCTCGGAGTAGGTACCACCGCAGGTGTCACGCTCGCAAACGTGGTAGTTGTTGTTCTCGCAGGCGTGGGGGGTGAAGGCGTAGGCGTGGGCATTGGACTCCCTATTCTGCGTGTTAGCTTTTGTCGACTTGAAAACAAGATGGACCGGGTCGGTTAGACATACCAGACATCGATCTCGGCGCAGCAACCGCCATAGGGACCGACACCAGCGTTCTCATCGTTGGACGACTCGCGCCAGCCCTCAATATTGGCCTTGCCACCGACGAACTTGAGATCACGAGCGCACTGGGCGTCGCAGTACTGTTTTTCCCCCCCCATCATGTCAGTGGCTGGGAGGCAGGGCAGCGGGTGGGAGAACTTACACCAGTACCGTACTTGGCACCAGCCTTGTTGGTGGGATAGCTGCGCatgccaccatcctcctccatggcGACGAAGTACAGGGCCGAGTTGAGACCGCACTCGACCGTGGAGAGGTCGACGTCAAAGGTGAACTCGTTGTTCATGAGGGTGAACATCTGGTACTTGGAGGCACCGTTCATGAGGTAGAAACGAGAGCCGACGTTGGTGCCATATTCGTGCTTGGTGACGAACTTGAGAGTGAGGGAGTCACCGCTGGTGGAAGCACCGTAGGTCTGCTGGTAGTTGCCGGCACCCTCCATCAAGCACTTTGACGCACAGTCGGTGGCGGTGCTGCAGGCAGCTGTGTTCCAGGCGTTGCCATCGTAGCAGTTGGTGCCGCCTGAGGTGTGGATCCAGCGCCAGTTGGAGTCGATGACGACCTCAGCCTGGACGGTCGTGCAGTTGGCCTTGCCCGTGCACCTCTTCCAGGTGATTCGGGGGTGAGTCTCGGTCTGCTGGGTGCCGACGCCCTGACCGGCGACGAGGCCGGTCATGAGGGAACCTGCGGCCAGGTACTGAAGATactgcttcatcatcatggtggGCAACTCTTGGTGAAAAGATGGAAGAAGGGCTGGTGTTGCGTGATCGAGAAGAGAGAAGGACGTCGGTAGCACAGGGCGAGAGGTCGTTTATATGTTTTCCTGGGTCCAGTCAAGAGAGACTGAATTCGGACTGAGAGGGTTCTCAGGCTGTGACGATCCCGACCTCGACTCCCGTGCTGGAGCCTCCCGATTCGGAAACTTGGTTCCAGGCACCGTGTGAACCATCCAAAGAGCCGCTGCGTGGAAGAGTGAGCCGAATTCCCATATCCAAACCTCTGCGGTGCCATGCCTTCTAATTGATCAGCCAACGGTTAATCGTCCATTGCGAGAGGAAGAATCCGCGAGGTGCCTTGGCGGTGGTAGCGAGATAGATTAACTGCCGTGGAGATCTGGGGTAGGCAGATGGAGAAGGCACacggtgtggtgtggtgtggcgAGCGTAATGTATTGTTGTTTACTTGCCGCCAGGGTTCTTGCTAACCCCCTGCCCCCCTGCCCCCCTGCCCCTCTGCCCCCCGGGTATCATTGCACCTCCACTACAGGCAAAAgtaagaaagaaaagaaaagggggcgaTCCTCCTTGGTGCAGCACGTAGTAGTAGTAGGCGTCAGGCGTCAGGCGTCACGCCCACTGATGATCTCTAGTCTTTTTCCCCGGGTCGGTTTGGGCCAGCATTTGGAGGCATCGCAACTGAACACGGAGACTTGGCCCCGCAGTGCAACGTCGTCTCCAACCAGAGGTCCCTTCCCACAGCCATGTTCCGTGCCGGCCATCTTTTGCTCTAGGGCCAATCTAAACGGCAATTAAAATCGGCCCCTCACTGAAGTGCCGAGCCAACTTCGATCGGACACCCCATTGGTGTTTTTGACGTCGTTGGCAACCCTCGCCCACTCCATGGCACCGTCTCAACCGGCGCCGAGACCGTTGCGGGGGCGGCAGTTGATGCAAACCTGGTCGCCCACtgcaacaacaccagaccTTGGCTTTATATACGGCTGGTATGATCTTAATTATCAGCTTTCGGATGCCTGTACCGGAGTGCCTTATTTGCCCACGAACCCCTGCACACTTCTTGTACCCTCTCGCCTCATTTGTTGCCAATCACCGGGCGTCTGCTGCCAGGTGAGAAGAAAAGATAGGCGATAGAGGTTGGCGGCCGTGTTTGCCCCGTGAATTTAGCCCGGAGAATGAGCAAAGCGGAGCCCCCCGCTCCGATTCGTGGGTCGGCCGTGTTCGGCCAGACTACAGTTTCCCATATTATTTTATCTTGTTCCTGCAGCAGGTAGGCAATGAACTGTGCGAGGGCGCTTATTTCGTGCCGGTATCAGTTCCTGTTTCTCCTCAACAAGATATGCTCTGGGTTAACCTGCCAGTGGGGTCCTCGTTCCTACCTAAGTCTTGACTCCTGAAGGCGAGCTGAGCTCTTCAAAGCGGGTTCTTAATGAAGCCGTAAATGAACAGAAAACAAGCTCTGCTCCGAAAGGACTCTATATTGCGCTATTGTGTTCCACGTAGGGCAGTCATGTGGTGTCGCTTAGCCACCAGTGACCACATCCCGATCTCTCCAAATGAAAGCTTCTTCTGAGAAATGGGTAGCGACAGTGGAAGGGAAGTCAATTTCCCGGTAGTACACACAAGACTTGAGAGAGTTCGGAATGACGGACTGTTATCCGGAATGCAGATGGGCTTGGTTGATTGGAAAAGGAATGGTTTGTGGTGATCCAAAGGCTCAAGTGACGCTTGGAGTGTTGTCTGACGAATGACCAAAATCACCCGGAGAGATTGTAATGAAGAACAGGGTGCAGTGTTGCCACTCCCTTGAACCATTACAACATTTTCAGATGCAGATGGGCCAACATGAAGGTACAATCTTTCAACCCGGACAAGGTCAGCACTGGCCTGGCCAAGTGCACCAGAATACATTGCAATGATATATCAAACAACATGTATGAGTTATTATTCGCAATATCTATCATCACCAAGTATGAGCATCAGCCAGCACACGCTCAGAAGCCTTCTCGCTGAGCATGAATGTGGGCAGCACCGGGAACGGGCCTGGTACTCTGGGGAAAGCACTGGCATCGACCACCCTCAAGCCGCGAACACCCCTCACTCTGAAATTGCTATCCAACACTGCGTTGGGGTCAGAGTCAGCTCCGATAGCACATGTGCTTGTCGGGTGGTGTCCGAAAATCTGGTTCTTGAGCCACTCAATGTCGGCGGCGTCATCGCATGTGCCGTCGGCCGACATCCCGCCGGAGCATGGCGGCTCAACAGGAGAAATTGGCCCGAGAGGAGCTGGCACAGAGGCAAATAATCTCCTCACAAACTTGACAGTGTCCAGCTCAGCGGCCAGATCCATGGCCGTGCCAGCGTCACCTTCTTCGAACAAGTGAAAGTTGATGCTCGGCACATCTCTGGGGTCGgcgctggtgaggaggacttTGCCGCTGCGCGATTGGGGTCCGATCTTGACGGTTGAGAAGCCAAACATGTTTGGGGAGTCGGGCACAATGCTATCAGTGGGTGGCCAAAAACCTCTGAGTGCGAAGAGCCCGCCGACGAGAAACATGTCACGCTCGTTGTAAGCCGGCGAAATGCTTTTCCTAAAGACCGCGTTGAGAGTGGCCCCCTTCATGTACGGTCCCTGCTGGCTTTGCCAAAGCGTGACACAAGGGTCCCCGGGTGCTCCAAACCAGCAAGCAGGGTCGGCCGGGTCGGGGGGCGGAGTGGTGAAATTGCTGGCCGCGTGGCCGACGATGGGAACCTCGTAGTTGTCTTGCAGGTTGGTGCCCACGCCTGGGAGGTTCTTAACCAGAGGGATACCAAAGGAAGCCAACTCTTCTGCTGGACCAATGCCCGAGAGCTTCAAGAGCTGGGGTGAGTTGAAGGTGCCACCAGACACAATGACTTCCTTGCGGGCAAAAGCGCGGCCCCATGTCCCGTTGTTGGAAGCTGTGTTCCTGGGATCTGCTCGATAGACGGACTGTCCTTGGAGGTACTCAATACCTGTTGCCTTGGGCTTGCGGTGGGGGTGATTGATATCTTTGAAGGTGACCTTGGTCGCCAGAGTGTTGAGCTGAATCCAGAGCGGATACTTCTTCTTGCCGGCAGCGGTGAGGGCACTGGCGGTCTCCAGAACAAGATCTCGGGAGGAGAAGCGACGAGCATTCTCGTCCGAGTGAACGGCAGAACCAAATACACCCACACTCTGGTCGCGGGCCGGGTCAAGGGCGTTGACGTCGGCTGTCAGGTGGTTGACAATATTCAGAGGATCTTGACCGAGGTCGTCGGCAGCCTCAGCCATCACCGTGGTCATGTCGTCTTGCCCCACCCAAACAGATTCATCGCTCATGCTTGTGTCAAAATAACCGTTGAAGCCATGACCCGGAGTGCCAGATGGTAGATAGTGGTTGTTCTCTATACGAGCAAAGATGGATCGCATGGCGGTAGGGCTGAGAAGAGACGGGTTGTGACATTAGTTCTCTGCCGATTGCCGCGGGAAGAAAAATAAGGGGGTGAGAACTCACTTCCAACTTGTATCACCGGTCAGATCGGCTATAATTTGCCAATCGCTGTCACTGGGCAAGACGGATGAC is a window from the Podospora pseudocomata strain CBS 415.72m chromosome 6, whole genome shotgun sequence genome containing:
- a CDS encoding hypothetical protein (EggNog:ENOG503PCPN; CAZy:GH7; COG:G), yielding MMMKQYLQYLAAGSLMTGLVAGQGVGTQQTETHPRITWKRCTGKANCTTVQAEVVIDSNWRWIHTSGGTNCYDGNAWNTAACSTATDCASKCLMEGAGNYQQTYGASTSGDSLTLKFVTKHEYGTNVGSRFYLMNGASKYQMFTLMNNEFTFDVDLSTVECGLNSALYFVAMEEDGGMRSYPTNKAGAKYGTGYCDAQCARDLKFVGGKANIEGWRESSNDENAGVGPYGGCCAEIDVWESNAHAYAFTPHACENNNYHVCERDTCGGTYSEDRFAGGCDANGCDYNPYRMGNPDFYGKGKTVDTTKKFTVVTRFQDDNLEQFFVQNGQKILAPAPTFDGIPASPNLTPEFCSTQFDVFTDRNRFREVGDFPQLNAALRIPMVLVMSIWADHYANMLWLDSVYPPEKEGEPGAARGPCAQDSGVPSEVKANYPNAKVVWSNIRFGPIGSTVNV
- a CDS encoding hypothetical protein (CAZy:AA3; COG:E; EggNog:ENOG503PA8A), whose product is MLRLTTTILTGLTIFAIPAFAGGGGGGHGGYTKPEDNVYDYVIVGSGPGGGPLATNLAKAGHSVLLVEAGDDQSNNPTSEIGALFFLPYQDASMRWDFFVRNYANESRLLQHNHRVYRKTDGTFYVGTSPPAGATLLGIHYPRGGTLGGSSAVNAMSSVLPSDSDWQIIADLTGDTSWNPTAMRSIFARIENNHYLPSGTPGHGFNGYFDTSMSDESVWVGQDDMTTVMAEAADDLGQDPLNIVNHLTADVNALDPARDQSVGVFGSAVHSDENARRFSSRDLVLETASALTAAGKKKYPLWIQLNTLATKVTFKDINHPHRKPKATGIEYLQGQSVYRADPRNTASNNGTWGRAFARKEVIVSGGTFNSPQLLKLSGIGPAEELASFGIPLVKNLPGVGTNLQDNYEVPIVGHAASNFTTPPPDPADPACWFGAPGDPCVTLWQSQQGPYMKGATLNAVFRKSISPAYNERDMFLVGGLFALRGFWPPTDSIVPDSPNMFGFSTVKIGPQSRSGKVLLTSADPRDVPSINFHLFEEGDAGTAMDLAAELDTVKFVRRLFASVPAPLGPISPVEPPCSGGMSADGTCDDAADIEWLKNQIFGHHPTSTCAIGADSDPNAVLDSNFRVRGVRGLRVVDASAFPRVPGPFPVLPTFMLSEKASERVLADAHTW